The DNA segment ACAAGGGAGACAAAAAGTAGTAAAGTCGTCAAGACGTGTTTTCCGCCGCCAGCGGCCAATAACAGTAGCCAaattggcgaaaagtagccagtCCTGGAAGCCCTGCCAGTGGAGTGGCCTTGGCACTGTCCTTGTGTAGTGAAGGCTCGACTACTCCGAATATAaatgcaaaaaatgcaaaaatgttccaaaagccgggagagttcatgattaaaatagatactccgacttaacccaacaaaatataacaaaaaactacacggacgtttcgccacctatgcgggtggcatcttcagtatgaactgacaccaaatgagcgaaggtaacccagtctatttctagtctcgtatgtctctgtacacatccggtagggggccacggttgctgttgcacgccgacctgtcacggcggatgaaccacgactcgagaagctttctcttgccccacctttgttcccgagccagcgtcgtcgcattactgaagtcgaaggcatgccccgtcgtccagcagtgctcgacgagttcgctctaggaatgcgtggcatgggtggctttggcgacgtcccctttgtgctctttgaacctcgttgaccgcttcctgcctgtttcgccgatgtatgtggcgtcgcagtccccgcacggtaccttgtagacaaccccgctttgatcgttcgcaggggtgcggtctttgggcttagtgaacacgtttctcaaggtacaatgaggtctcaaaacggttttaatgcccagcggacgaagtgctctccgaacagaatctgacacgccctgaacgtaGGGGGTggaaacaatggatgttgtgttttctcgtgccgcacttcttgttccccctcgcatacgtctcatggtgtcgttgataaacgtcctcagataatgcctttgctccaacgcaccgaccatattttccatctcatgtcgccgcaagtgctgatgAGAACAAACAGCgtcgcaacgggacaagaacgtcctcacgacagaccgtttgtgctcggccgagtgatgtgagtggaaggacaaaaagcctccgctatcgcattgtttccggtacactgttgtttccactccgccattacaagccctgcggacaagtatatccaaaaatggcaaggcattatccttctctacttcataggtaaacttaataGAAACTTCATAGGCAACTGAAGAGGGTaaatctggttgctttccatgaggcactgaacggcgtacatcctgccatAAAGGCCgcggtcgaacccgcgaccttcgggttagcagctgAAGGTCGCAAGTTCAGAAGAAATCGACGTAAGCACGAGGGCCAAACTAATTCAGACATAGGGTATATAAACATACAGGGCGGCAGGAATAGGTTGAAGCGGAGAGAGATAGAAGAGCAGCTGAGGAAGGAGGAACTGATGGTATATGGGTTTCTAGAGACACATCTTAGGGACatgtagcaacgaccttgcaatCCGGACTACGCATGGGAATATTGCAAGAAAACAGAAGGCAGCAGAAAGGAGGGTGGAATTGGGGCATTTATTCATAGAGGTACAGGTTGGTAAAGGGTCAGGCAGGAGTGCAGGGAACAATTGTGGCTAAAGGGGAAAGGGGCAGGCCAAATGACGCTCCTTGATTTTCTATACTTGTGGACAGGAGCAAAAGCCAGAGAGGAAAACAAAGAAATGGTGGAGTGCATAGCAAATGATATTGATGAACTAGGAGAAGAGTGCGAGGTAACTATACTAGGGGATATGAACGCGCACATAGAAGATATGGATGGGTATACTGACCCAACAGGCAAACTGCTGATGGATGTgtgtgaaaggcatgatttaatcATTCGCAACAGTACTGAGAAGTGTGAAGGGCAGATAACGCGGGTGGTAGGGGGCCTGAAGTCGACGATAGATTACGCACTGATCTCACACAGGATGTATGACAGGCTGAAGGAAATGAACAAAGATGAATATGACTCCACAAGCATAGGCATTGATCACAAACgtatcaagctgagttttggaagcgaaatgaaaataggaaggaGGCAAGATGAGCAAACACAGGGAAATTTTTGttcagaaaggcaaatagaaatagcaaCTAAACAAATTGAGAAAGTAATCACCGAGGATAATAAAACAGCCTGGATGTACACAAAATTAGTCTGAGCTAGAGCTTGTTAAAGTACGAGTCCCGTCGACTGGGAAAAAGACACAAACTCAGGAGCTGGTGGGACGAGGAAGTTAAGAGGGCCATAGTAAAACGTCAGGAAGCTTCCAAGGAACACAGATACCCTAAGCAGAGGGGTGAACCGGAAGATAATGTCGAAAGAAAATGGGATAACCTTTTAAGCTGTAGAAGAGAAGCATCTTatcaatgaaaagattagaagaaagggggcccAGTGGTTGGCACAAGTAaacaaaaaggatagaaaggcagctgcaaagttcAGGAACCATCTCAACTCATTGAGTAACAAGAAGCCTAGAGCAGATGTTTATAACTACAGCTCAAGATGTCAGGCTAGAAGAGGATGATGATGAAGAGGATGAATATATATGAACAACGATGACAGAAAAATTTAACAAACAAGGAAGCGACACATGCACCCTAACAGACAAGGATAGATCAAGTAATGCAGTGGCTCCACTTGGACAACGACAGTGGGAAAGGGCAAAGAGATTTCCTAgtagcacatcaacaggccctgacggcatcccaattatgctcATAAAGAAATTGGGTGCAAAGTTTAAGCAAACATTAAGAGAGGCATCGAGCAAAACAATAATGGATGTAGAGTCCCCGATGGGTGGAAACTAAGCAGGATGAGCATGAACTTTCAAGCAAAGGGTGGCAAAGTAGGTATAAACAACTACCGCCTTATAACAGTGGCATCAGTGATTTACAGGCTGGTTATGCAGATTATAAAGGAAAGACTGCAGGCATGGGTGGAAGGTAAGGGTGTGCCGGGGGAACTGCAACATGGGTTCCGAAAACAAAGGAGGTTGGAGGGGAATCTGTTCTCATTGATGCAGTGCATTGAATTagcagaaaaagaacacaggctCCTGTGGGTGGCATTTGCGGATATCAAGGGAGCCTACGATAGTATGATTCAAGGGGACTTGTGGGAAATACTGGACGCACTAGATGTGGAAGATCGAATAACTAATATTTTAAAAGGTATCTATAAAGGTAACAAGGTAGTTTTAAAATGAGAAAACAGGTATCCAAGCGTATAGAGATACAACGAGGGCTTAGGGGTGTCCTCTCTCGCccttgttatttatgctgtacctAAAAGGACTAGAGGCCAAATTATAGGGGAGTGGACTTGGCTTTAGCCTCTCTTTTGTCAAGCAAGGAAAACGTTTTGAACAGCCATCACCAGTATttatgtatgcagatgatatagtaaATGACCGACAATAAGGAAGATTTGCAGAGATTAATAGCCATCTGCGGTTACCTTCAACTTTAAGCTATCTAgcttaaatttgaagttcagtaagGAAAAATCGGCAGTCTTTACTTTTAATAATAACTAAGTCAGTGAGCACGGAATATAGGATGTCACACTGCaaatagtggataaatacaaatatcttggcgtacggatATGCAACGGAGATGAGTATCTAAGGGAGCACGAaaaatacgtggcgactaaaggtaacaggaatgcagctgtaatgaaaaatagggcgcTGTGGTACTGCAATAGGTATGGTGTTGGGAGAGGGATCTGGAAAGGGCTCATGGTTCCTGGTCTCaagttcggcaatgcggtcttgtgtatgagatcagaggttcaagcaagattggaagTTAAGCAACGTGGCACAGGCAGGctggctttgggagcacacgggaatgcACCAAATCAGAGGGGAgaaggtgacatgggatggacaccATTTGAGGGCAGGGGggctagcagcaagataaaaTTTGAGGTGCGATTGAGCGAAATGGGGAAAGAGTGTTGGGCTAGGAAAgctttcagctacttgtacatgagggATGCCGAGACAAAATGGAGAAAGCGAACCAGAAAATTGACAAGTAAATACTTAGAAGACGACAGGAGACCGAAGCAAAGGGAACTctcggttaagaagaaggtgaaagaTACGGAGAGGTACATGTGGAAAATAGGGATGAGTACGGAATCaacactggagacctaccgaacttcaAAGGAGAAAATTACCAAGGAAAAGATCTATGATAATACttggggtagttctctgctgtttaaggtaaggacgggagtattgcgggcCAAGACGCACCAAGCCAAATACGAAGGaatagacacgttatgtagtgcgtgtggagaggaggaagaaacggctgaacacttgatactggtctgtaaagggcttcaccctattGTTCAAGAAAATGGGAGAGAATTGTTCagagcattggggtttagggccAGTGAAGGTAAAAGTGACTTTAAgcgggtagaaataaccaggaggaggttatCTGATCGGTGGCTACAATTAAGAATAAAATTCCTTCACTTACATAGTGATTGTACTTAACTGTattacggctaggtggcgtgagccgccgcacGATCTACAGGGTACAGccttatccatccatccgtctatccatccatccatcaatcgtTCATAGCAACCATCCATATCAAAAAATAGCTATGCGATgctcgcctgcctgtcgcaccgtgtttcccgctcgtcctgtgacaattaacggccaggcttgagggaagacaGACACGACGCTTGtcacgtttctcttcgcgtttcgcgACTCTTTGAAGGAgtacatatcgagtatcagtgtttatgtgggcttgctgatgccatctttgcgcgggattcaccatatgtggtgtccaggtatatcttgacaacttcagctaccgcaagggttaagtcatgatcgtgggcgttagtcgtcggcacggagatgtgccactaggcgttaacgtgagtgcgtccacatgaagcggtgGTACTCGTATACCTGCCAAagaacaatagacattgtactagctcccgtatatcagtgcaccatgaacaatcaactactgcgacgacacgcttcactttcatgttataccgattcctatgacggagcgatcagccatatttttttagcTCTGTTCATCAATGAAGCTGCAGCTGTTGGAGGCAGTGTTCGATCAGGAGGTGGAGGAGTTAGGAGGTGGAGGAAGAAGCGGAAACTTTACGTTCGGCAAGAGGTGAGAGAAATGGTATTCAAACCGCCATGCTTCTATCAAGAATATTGAGGCAATATGCACTTTTTATAATTAACGTTTCTAAATcacacattcatcgaattttggcgtgcacttacactctcgacaatgcgaAAATAGATTAGATGGCGAGCTGATGAATGCGCGATATTGCACCGGCACAAGAATAAAGAAACGCGCTAAATGGTTCAGGCCTGGCATATccataatagtggtagcgcatgcgtgagtcacCCATAGATTagcctgcataaagaagaaatcaagtgtctgaatagtaATCTCTCACATAAACCAtcatgcgtgccggattgatcGGTTCGCCTATTGCTTCGGTATGGGcaggtaagttttcgtgccttctttcttttccgccatcgTACCCCTTTTCTGTTGTTCGTCGGCGTATGtcgtgtcttgacttctcttttgtgtctgtgtttgcacgccgtgtctctttaacatgaatacttaccagttAACTAAGCTCTTAGTCATTTTGTCAAACTCTTTCTGTCGTACAAGTGTGGCACTTACCCGTATACCAtgggcatctatctatctatctatctatctatctatctatctatctatctatctatctatctatctatctatctatctatctatctatctatctgtctatctatctatctagccgcctacgtctgggtactctcgtgatcgcctcctttacttagtgtagaccaaactGGCATGGCAGGGTAAAAGGGTTTGACAACTATGACTATCTGggcatgacataaataacttAAAAATCCTGTCCCGTAGGTCGTCAAACCTTTTATTCCATACACGTGTAGCAcctacccgtataccacgggcagtGGTATACGGGTATTCCCCTCAGGTGATTgttcatatctacccagaaacggtgAAGGCATGCATCGGTAATTTGAACTCGGGAGCATTAAGAAAAATGCACACCGGCAGCGTTCAACCGAAAATGCAAAGGgtaaaaattagaatcccagcaggaatcggacccaaacattctgagtggcagtcaggtgttctaccacagagccacaccacgtcTAGAAAGGGCAATGGAAAAAATCCACAggatatccacggggtgaatgatgatgagtggggcgaagctccggaagaaatcatcggtaaaccgtgaatactccgaatAATTCttccagtatatgatcaagtaagcacgcgagaaacaccgtgtatatattaccaTCATCACCGTGTATAATAAACAACAAACTTTggttgtactgttggtttacgtgatcCCTTCATTACagcggtccccctagcgtacgtcacCGCACTAAATCGGACAATTGcattccaccaatgacacgcgccatatgtgaatcttccgtgaattctgcccagtacatcatcaacgatgTGAGATCGGACGCGtctatactaaagggtcgatcagagtcatggcgacttgcagctcactttaattttacatgtacgctgtgaatttttattgtttaatcacgcacaggagaaatctcacacaggcactaccttggaggtcaaaatccagtgcctatatatacggggtggtcagtgaacggttgtgcagggcgagcagccggttttttgaatcaagaaactcgctagcagacgctgcttgcgtcggcctCGTGAGgcgagagggagagggggactttctttattgtgaggtatgaaaaaaaagaaaaaaagaacaaaacctcggctcgcaccataataatatagcaggcaatgccaatgcgaaaagaaaaatgaacagggaagagccaagttaaattttgaaggggaaggagaacgggaccccaacccagaatagcgggcaaaaaaaaaaactactgttcatttttacattgctttcttgctgctaacatgtgtcacAGTTTAATCCACggtgctgaatcttgaaagtggtagctcttcagtcttgtcttcgtggaatcttccttgtcttgtttcctaagggggcaggctgttgatttttggttCAACTTCTCCTactgattaagtgctctgtaaaataatgaaatattGATTACTGACCCCCCCACCACCACGGTATAATGTGACTTGCATTACGTGTGAGTAGTAGATGCGGAGAATAtatctaagttgaattattcttgaattcttgtttttagagcacgcatctgcaacgcagcgagctcGGAgagtcggcgtcgcgaggcgacaGAGGGCGGGAGGGAGATAGAGCaagcatctgcaacgcagcgaatGCGGaacgtcggcgtcgcgaggcgagagaggaggggggactagagcacgcatctgcaattCAGCGAGTGCGGaacgtcggcgtcgcgaggcgagaaaggaggggggggactagagcacgcatctgcaactcAGCGAGCGTCTCCGCGcaatctagggatctttctgagaactataggtggctacgacagcgccatctagtgaacactctaaaaactagaggtggctacctactactactactactactactactactactactactactactactactactactactactactactactactactactacatactacagagaaGGGACAGACCCAAAcctaaaggagcttcgcccctaaaagaccctatgcaggcgcaatgttggtgcaacgtcaattgtggttgtagtgtaggctatctaattttgtaacaaagcaatGAGCACCACATCTGTAGTCCTATGATACAGGGTTCATGTCGTGGTAACGTGAattgtgcttccagtgttggctccgtttttataggagtctaataaacatGTCATTTGtactcctacgattcagcaaTTTATATTCAagagttgctcgaccccggatgaatgtGCTCACAATAAATTACGCATGAAATTCATACATCGATCCGTAGCGTGCACTTTATTTCAATAACACAAACTTCTGTACTCTAACCtgagtgctgatactacgtcaTACCATTAGTTAACATTTAAATGTCGGTGTAGTTGGCATGCCTGGTAAGCCGAAGATCTGCAAACGTGTCCTTcgtttacaaaaacacatcgatccaccccTTAACGCTTGCGCAAAGCAAAAAATTGCAGCGTATAAGTATGGGCTGCCGGCTTCGGATCCCACAAGGCGTAGGATCTGCCAAACGTATTGGTCCAAAGCGGAAGCGAAATTCCTACCTATTTTGCATTTGCATTTTGAACTACCTATTGAACCATTTGCACagacgcaaaaaaaatcacagcatatccacggagtgaatgatgatgagtgggcgaagctgcggaggttcatcggtaaaccgtgaatcttccgtgaattctgcccagtacatcatcaccgacgtgagatcgggcgcgtttatactaaaggttcgatgagttatgacgacatgcagctcactttaattttacatgtacgctgtgaattttcattgtttagaaaaccattgctttagaaaacatctggcgtctttcgttaagccgctggcgtcttttcgttttgctttagaaacatctggcgttctttcgttttgcttttagaaaacatctggcgtctttcgttggtttatttcatcaatcaacgccgttttgaacaaaaatttttattgtttaatcacgcacaggagaaatctcaccaggcactaccttggaggtaaacaatggctgctaatgggaatgagagacagaagaagtcggcttttagctaacacttacacttctacttctactaacgtttcctactggaacatgccaatggctgctaatggggaatgagagacagaagaattcggcttttagttaacccgcacgctgcgaattttttattgttcaacaacgcacaggaaaaatctcccaccggcaccaccttggaggtcaagatctggtactagcgttacgactggttacgcactacgactacgaaactacgagggacgagcgggttccgctttaaggagcttcgcccctaaaaaagaacacGCGTGACCGCCTCGTGCTGtttgcttcgtcgtcgtcgtcttttcttGGTCGGATTCTTGTAGCCCGCTCTAATGCGCAACAGGGCCACCCTTTCTAGCGATGAAGTCTGGGGTTTGTTACAGGAGAGCGGTCGGTTGGTGAGTAGGACAGTCCGAAGTGGTTGTAAGGTGCGACGTTGTCGAATGTCGATGTCCAAGTACGTAGGCTTGAGACGCCCGACGGAAAGAGTATCTTCCCGGCCGTTGATGAGCAGGGGGCAGTGTTTAGGTGTGCGGTTGACGACCTTAAACGCCCCATCATACGGGGGCTGCAAAGGATGTCGCACGGCGTCGTGTCCCACAAAAACGTGCGTGCAGTGTTGGAGCTCAGGACTGGCATACACACTACGAGACGTTCGTCGTTGTGGAGGCGGAACCACGGTACGCATAGCGTTGCGTAGATGGTGTGAGTATTCGGGCACGTCTGCAGATGCCGTGGGCAGGTCACATAAGAATTCGCCGGGAACTCGAAGAGGGGTGCCAAATGTCAACTCGGCGGAGCTTGTGGAGGAGTCGCTACGAAGAGACGTGCGGCAGCCAAGCATAATGAAAGGAAGGAGTTCGATGCATGATGAAGGAAAAGTGGAAGCCATGAGTGACGCCTTGAGTTGGTGATGAAAACGTTCGATAATTCCATTGGCGATGGGATGGTAGGAGGTAGTCTTGATTTGGTTGACACCAATGAGCCCAGATAGATTGGCGAACAATGTTGAGTCGAAGTGGCGACCACGGTCATCGTAACGGTTGAAGGTGTACCGTAGCAGCTAATACACAGAGCAACGAGCACTCGGGCTGTCGACTCCAAAGTCATGTTTTGAAAGGGCATCGCTTCAGACCATCTTGTGAATCTGTCAATGCAGGTTAACAGGTAGCGATGGTTCCCGCATGGAGAAAGTGAACCAACAGTGTCGACGTGTAGGTGGCTGAAGCGAGCGTCCGGGAGAGGAAACGTACCAAGTAGAGTGGCAGTGTGACGATGCACTTTCGACTGTTGGCACCTGAGGCACGCACGTGACTAACGGCCGACGTCTACGTCAATCTCGGCCACACACAACGTGAAGTGATAAGTCGCTGCATGGCGCGAATTAGAGGGTGAGCCAAGGAGTGCAAGACATCAAACACTGCTCGACGTAACGGGAGAGGTCCGTAAGGACGACGACGTACCGTCGACGTATAACAAACGAAGGGCACGTCACAGTAAGGCACCTAGACGTCAGCCAAGACGAGAGGTGTGCCGCGGTTATGTAGCTGCTGGAGCTCCTCGTCATTCTTCTGGGTGGCAGCCATGGCTATGAAGTCGATGCTCGTTCGGCCGCGTTGTGTTGCATGTTTAGCAGcgcgagaaagcgcatcggcaACGGTGTT comes from the Rhipicephalus sanguineus isolate Rsan-2018 chromosome 6, BIME_Rsan_1.4, whole genome shotgun sequence genome and includes:
- the LOC125758856 gene encoding LOW QUALITY PROTEIN: uncharacterized protein LOC125758856 (The sequence of the model RefSeq protein was modified relative to this genomic sequence to represent the inferred CDS: substituted 2 bases at 2 genomic stop codons), translating into MSMNFQAKGGKLSSLNLKFSKEKSAVFTFNNNXVSEHGIXDVTLQIVDKYKYLGVRICNGDEYLREHEKYVATKGNRNAAVMKNRALWYCNRYGVGRGIWKGLMVPGLKFGNAVLCMRSEVQARLEVKQRGTGRLALGAHGNAPNQRGEGDMGWTPFEGRGASSKIKFEVRLSEMGKECWARKAFSYLYMRDAETKWRKRTRKLTSKYLEDDRRPKQRELSVKKKVKDTERYMWKIGMSTESTLETYRTSKEKITKEKIYDNTWGSSLLFKVRTGVLRAKTHQAKYEGIDTLCSACGEEEETAEHLILVCKGLHPIVQENGRELFRALGFRASEGKSDFKRVEITRRRLSDRLTGSDGSRMEKVNQQCRRVGG